GGGCGTGTCCTCGGGCCAGGCCATCCAGACCGTGGAGCGGGTTGCGGAGCAGGTGTTGCCAGCGGACTTCAGCTTTGACTGGGGCGGCGCGTCGTTCCAGGAAAAGCGATCCAGCGGCACGTCGGGCCTTGCTCTCGGACTGGCGGTGGTCATGGTGTTTTTGATCCTGGCCGCCCAGTACGGAAAATGGTCGCTGCCGATCTCGGTGCTGCTGGCGTTGCCCTTCGGTACGTTCGGCGCGCTGGCCGCGGTGTGGTTGCGGGGCTTGACCAACGACGTGTACTTCCAAATCGGCCTGGTCACGTTGCTGGGGCTGGCCGCCAAGAACGCGATCCTGATCGTCGAATACGCGGTGTTGAAGCACCGCGAGGGCATGTCTCCCACTGACGCCGCGCTGGAAGCCGCAAGGCTGCGCTTTCGGCCGATCCTGATGACCTCGCTCGCGTTCATCCTGGGCGTGGCGCCGCTCGCGTTCTCCACCGGCGCGGGAGCAGGCGCGCGCATCTCGGTGGGCACCGGCGTGATGGGCGGCATGTTGGCCGCGACCTTCCTGGCCATCTTCTTCGTGCCCATGTTCTTCAAGCTGATTTCCGGCCGACGCCCTGCGACACCGCGGTCGAACGCGGACGGCGCAATCGACGTGGAATACCAAAAGGCTATGGTCGGCGGAAACGGGGCCACGGCCCCAGCCGCGCTCACGCCGCAAGGAGGACGGTCATGATCTGGCAAGTGGTTATTGTGGCGATTGCCATTCTGCTCTCGGGCTGCACGCTCGGGCCGGATTACCGCAGGCAGACGATCGACACGCCGGATGCGTGGCCCACGCCGGCGACCGCAACGTCCGTGCCGGCGGAGTGGTGGCGCGGATATCAGGATCCGGCGCTCGACGCCATGATCCGGGAAGCGCTTAGTCACAACGCAGACCTGCGGCTCGCGATCGCACGGGTGGACGAGGCGCGCGCGAGTCTGGGCGTGGCGCGAGCCGACCAGTGGCCTGGGGTCTCGGCCAACGCGTCCGCGTCGAGAAACCGGGCGAGCGAAGACAGTGCGTTGGCGCTGCCGGGCGTGGACCCGATTTATAACAACGTGCGCGCCACGTTGGACGCGTCGTACGAAATCGACTTCTGGGGCAAATACCGGCGCGCCACCGAAGCCGCGCGGGCCGAGCTGTTGGCGACGCAATTCAATCGCGACGCGGTGAGGCTGGCGCTGATCGCCGACGTGTCTCGCGGCTATTTCAATCTCCGGGCGCTCGATGCGCAGGTGGCCATCACCAAGCGCACGGTCTCGACCCGGTTGGCGTCGCTGTCCCTGCAACGCGAGCGGTTCGCGGCCGGGGTGGCGTCCGAGCTCGAACTGCGGCAGGTGGAAGCCGATGCCGCGGCAGCGCAGGCGTTGCTGCCCGTGCTCGAAACCCAACTCGCGCGACAGGAAACCGCGCTCTCGGTGTTGCTGGGCCGCAGCCCGCGCGAGATCGTGGGTTCGACGCCCGAGCGGGGCGCCGCGATCGAGGCGCTCACGGTGCCGCCCGCGGTGCCCGCGGGGTTGCCGTCGGATCTGTTGGAGCACCGGCCGGACCTGCAACAGGCGGAGCAGCAGTTGATCGCGGCCAACGCGCGGATCGGCCAAGCCAAGGCCGCGTATTTCCCGTCCATCACCCTGACGGGTTTTCTCGGCGGTGAGAGCACCAAGCTCGCGGATCTGTTCAGCGCGCCTGCGCGGATCTGGCAGGTCTCGGGATCAGCGGCTCAAACCGTGTTCGACGCGGGCCGGACGGGTTCGCTGGTGAAGGCGGCGAAAGCGCGGGAACAGCAAGCGCTGGCCCAGTACCAGTCCGCGATCCAGAACGCGTTCCGCGACACCCTCGACGCGCTGGTGGCGCAGCGCAAGGCGCGCGAGACATTGGACGCCGAGCAGGCGCGGGTCGCCGCGCTCCAAAGCGCGCTCGACTTGGCGCGGCTGCGTTATCAGAACGGCGTGTCCAGCCAGCTCGACGTGCTGGATGCGGAGCGCGGGTTGCTGGCCGCGGAGCTCAATCGAGTCGAGGCCCAGCGTGCGCAACTCGCCGCCACCGCGGATCTGTTCAAGGCGTTGGGCGGCGGGTGGGAGAGTGACGCGCCATTGGAACGACGGGCAGCATCTTCGGTGGGTGCGGGTGGTTGACCGCGTGTCGGCTCGCCCGTCTACCGGATCGTCCGGCTCCGGCGTGGTCGTGCGCCTCGAGTCCGACCAGGTCTGGACGCGTCGGGTACAGCGGGGTTCCGATCTCACTGTAACCTGCTTGCGCGGTCAGGTGTGGATGACCCGCGAGGGAGACTCTCGGGACCACTTTCTGCGCGTCGAGGACACGTATACCAGTCGCGAACCCGGGCTGGTGTGTGTGCAGGCCATGGCTCCGTCGCAGTTGTTCGTGAAGTGGAAGGGATGAGCGGGCTGCTGCCCGAGGAGGTGATCAAATGAACAGGACGATAGTCGTTATCCGCCTCGTCACGTGGCTGTCAGTCGTGGGGGCGCTGGGCGTCACGTTCTGGATCGGTCATGCCCTCCAACTGGCTCCACTGCACATGTTCCTCGGAGGCCTGCTGGTGCTCTCGCTCTGGGCGCTGGCACTGCTGTCGTTCCGGCAGGGAGCGCGTCGCGGGCTCGGCGCCTTTGCCGTTGTCTGGGGGTTTATCGTCCCGTGGTTGGGGATGACTCAAGTCCAGATCCTGCCGGGCGAGCATCACTGGGTGGTCCGGGTCGCGCACTTGCTGGTCGGCGTGGTCGCGCTCGCCCTCGCCGAACGCCTTGCCAAAGACATGCGCGCCGTGGATGGGACGATGCCGGCGAGGTCCGGACGCGTTGACCGCAGCGGGGTGCCGACCTCCGCGTGACCTGCTTGAGCGGTCAGGTGTGGATGACCCGCGAGGGAGACGCTCGGGACATGACGCTGCCGATTCGTGATCCGGCGAACTTATAGACTTTTTGGTTCGCTGTCGATTTTCCGCCTCCCCGAACGACTATTGGGTGTAGACGGCAACTCACGCGGGTATCGAACCGGCAGGCCCCTATGTCCACAGGAGAGAACGCCATGCAGTACATGCTAATGTGCTGTTTCGAGGAGAAGGCGTGGGAGAAGTTGTCAGGCGCCCAGAGGGACGAGATCATGAAGAAGTACGGAGAGGTGATCCAGGGCCTCATCAAGAGCGGGCACCTCCGGGGCGGTGGGCGACTGCATGCAACGGCGTCAGCCACGACCGTGCGCATGAAAAGCGGCGCGCCGGTCTTCACCGACGGGCCGCTCGCAGAGACCAAAGAGCAGTTTGGCGGGTACCACCTCGTTGAATGCAAGGACCTGGATGAGGCGATGTCGATCGCGGCACGCATCCCGACGCTCCCAGTGGGCGGGGCGATCGAGGTGCGTCCTGTTGCCATGACGGAGTGCTAACCTCCGAAGCTTGAAAGGAGACAGACCATGCGATTTATGATCATCGTCAAAGCCACCAAGGAGTCGGAAGCCGAAACGAGGCCGACTGATTTTGTCGACGAGAAGCTCATTGCCTGCATGGCCGCGTACCACGAGGAGCTGGCCAAAGCCGGCGCGCTGCTCGATGGCTCGGGGCTCAAGCCGAGCTCGAAGGGCTGGCGCATCAAGTACGACGGAGAGAAGCGCACCGTGGTCGATGGGCCCTTTGCCGAGACCAAGGAGCTCATTGCCGGCTACACCCTGATTCAGGTGAAGTCGAGGGAAGAGGCGCTCGAGTGGGCCAAACGCTTTCCCAATCCCGCGGGCGACGGCAAGGAGGCCGAGATCGAGGTTCGCGAGCTGTACGAACTGGAAGACTTCGCACCCAGCGAGTCGGTGGAGCGCTTTCGCGACCTGGAACTTGGAAAGAAGAAGTAATCGCGACGATTCGAAAGGAGATGAGATGAAGTTCCTGTGCCTGATCTGTGCCGAGAAGGTAATGGAGCAGATGCCCGAGGCCGAGGCGGCAAAACACTTCCAGGAATACCTCGAGTTCACCGAGGGCATCAAGGCGAGCGGCCACTTCGTCGGAGCGAATCGACTCCAGCCTGCGGCGACCGCGACCACGGTCCGTGTCCGCAACGGCAAGGTCTTGATCACTGACGGACCTTTCGCCGAGACCAAGGAACAGTTCGGAGGCTACTACCTCATCGAGGCCAAGGACCTGAACGAAGCCATCAACGTGGCCGCGAAGATTCCAGGCGCGCAACGTGGGTGTGTCGAGATTCGCGAGGTCGCGGAGGACCCGCAGACGCTCGCGCTCGGACTCGACGCTCCGCGGACGAATACCCTCAAACAATGAACAGCAGACTAACGAGGGGAGGGGAGCGATGAAGAACAAAGTCGTGATGTTCGAGATTCCGGCGTCCGATTTCAAAAAGGCCAAAAAGTTTTACGAGGCGGTGTTCGACTGGAAGGTTGAACTATGGGGCGACGAGGGGGCCATGGCGCTCACCACGGCCGCGGACAAGGATTACAACCCGACAGAGCTTGGAGGCATCAACGGCGGATTCTATCAACGCAAGTCCAAAGACGACCACCCCTCGTTCGGCGTGCAGACCGAGTCCATCGACCAGACGTTAATAGCCATCGAGAAAGCCGGAGGGAAGGTCGTCACGCCGAAACACGCGATCGGCGAGTGGGGGTTCATGGCGGACTTTGCGGATCCGGAAGGTAACGTCATCGCGCTCTGGGAACGGCCGAAACACTAGCCGCGCTCAATGACAAGGAGGAGTCAGATGCGATATGTGGATGGGTTCGTCTTACCCCTGCCGAAGAAAAACCTCAAGGTGTATCGCCGCATCGCCCAGAAGGCGGGGGAAGTCTGGCGAAAGCACGGCGCCCTGGACTACAAGGAGTGTGTGGGCGACGACCTCAACGTGAAGATGGGCCTGCCGTTCCCGCGCCTGGTCAAGCCCAAACCGGGCGAGACCGTGGTCTTTGCCTACATCGTGTTCAGGTCACGCGCGCACCGCGATCGCGTCAACGCCAAGGTGATGAAGGACCCGCTCATGAATGATCCCGCGCTCAAGAACATGCCCATGCCGTTTGACATGAAGCGCATGGCCTACGGCGGGTTCAAGGTCCTGGTCGACGCCTGACGCGTCGTAATGAGGAGCGCTGCAATGACGGCCGATGCATCACCGCACATTTACCGCGTCGATAAGTTCGTGGTGCCAAAGGCCGCGCGTCAGGAGTTCCTGGGCAGAGTCCGCAGCACGCACCAGCTCCTCAAGGCACAACCCGGGTTTGTTCAAGATGTCGTACTCGAACAATCATCCGGTCCGGGGAGATTCAACTTCGTCACGCTGGTCGAGTGGCAGAGTCAGTCCGCCATGGACGCGGCCAAGGCCGTGGTGACGGCCGCCCACGCGAAGAGCGGCTTCAACCCGCAAGAACTGTTCGCACGACTGGGAATCGAAGCGGATATTGCGAACTACACCGCCATCGACACCTGACCCGTCATCTCGACCAGCAGGCGCGGCATGAGTCGGTTATCGGAGCGAACGTCTCGCCCATCGGCCCCACGCGATACTGCAAGACCCCAAGACGTTCCGCGAGCGCTGTACAGGGGAGTTTCTTGCCGGCGGTACGGGAACCATTGGCGGAGGTTAGGGGCCGTGCGCAATGTGCGGGTCATCCGAGAGGATGTGCGCCACCCGTACGATCGACCGGCCATCCACTGCGAGATAGGTCACCCGGTTCGGGCCCTCAAAGTGCAATCCCGCTATGGCGTCGTAGAGCTCGCCCTCGATGCCGTCGATCACTGCCCGCCAGCGCACGCCTCTCGCGGCGAGATAGGCCGCGTGGCGACTGTCGGGGCTGAACAGGGGTTGGAGGATGCGATCGTAGGCAGCCGGCTGCATTCCGTCGATGATCGCCTGCCACTTGGAACCCCCGGCATGAGGGTTGACGTAAGCCACGCGCCGGCCATCGGGGCTGAGCGTGAAGTACAGGCCCCAGCCGGGGCTCCCGGGGGGACGCGGTCGCTCGTGGCCGTCGACCACCACGAATCGCTCGTGACCCCGCTCTGCCAGGTACACGAAACGGCCGTCGGACAGGAAGGCCACCGACCCGATCCGATCATACCGAGCCTCCTGTTCGGCGCCATCCAGGACCACGATCGGCTGACCAGCTTGCATCGCCTTGTACGCGAGGTGCCGGCCGTCCGCGCTAAACCGCGCGGAAAAGGCATCGATCCAGTCGTAGGGCGGCCCTTCGACTCCGTCGATCACGGCGGACCATCTCCCGCCACGTTTTGCGGCGTACGCGACTCGCTCACCCGTGGGGTCGAAAAACCCGGGGATCTCGAGTGGAATGATGCCCCCGAATGAGAGCGCCAAGTCGTAGTCTCCCTGCTCAACGCCGTCCACCACGACCATCCAGCGGTCTCCGCGGCGGGCGGTGTAGGCCAAGCGCTGGCCGTCCTGGCTAAAATCGATGACGCCAATTTCGTCATACTCAGGACTGGATATCCCATTTCGGACCACGACCAGTCGGCGCCCTGGCCGGGCCACCCACGTCGAGTAGTACCCGCCCGTGTTTCCGTATCGGTAGATGCGCTCGTTCAGCGCCACGCTGTCCATGTCCCGTTCGTACTCTGGAACCTTCCCGCCCGCGTCGGCGGGAGGCTGGGCAGTCGACTTGATCTCGCGCACCCCGACGTACACGGGCTGGCCGTCGTCCGTGAAATAGTAGGTGAGCCCCAGGTGGGAAAATGCCTCGCTCTCCACACCGTCGAGCACCATGACATTTTTCTTGTCGCGCCACGCGGGATACATGTAATGGGAGCCGTCTGCGCTGAATCGCGGAAGATCCTGAACGACTTCGTACTCCTGGCCCGGGCGGCCGTCGATCACGAGGAAGGATTTTGCGCCGCGTCGGGCCTTGTACGCGATCCGTAGACCGTCGGGGGAGGTGGTAATCGGGGGAACATAGGCCCAACGCGTGCGGAGGTTCTCCAGTTCCATCGTTTCCGGGATGCGGGCGACCGATTCTTCGGTCCCGATTAGTCGCGGACCACGGCCCTCCACGATCCTTGGATCCGACAGGGTCACCCACCCCAGGACACACGCCATGACGACCGACGCCATCACGCCGGCCAATCGTATCGCTTCCCGGGGCCGATCCGGATCAGGACGGCGAGCGTCTCCGCTGAGCCGACGGGCCAGGCGGGGCGCGACGAGCCCTGAGGCGGCACCGGCGACTACCAGCGTTATGCCGACTAGCAGCAGGTCGACAGTGCCGTAGGGAAGGTGGAGAAACCGCGTGAATAAGGGATATAGCGCGGCGGCCGTCACGAGCATGTAGATGGCGCCTGCGAGGGGGTACACCCACGTAGTCAACCGGCGGCGGAGCGCAAGGAACACGGCATCCCCCACGACAGCCGATCCGACCCCGGCGAGCACGAACAACAGGATCTGATGGAGTTGGAGAAAGCCTTCGATCACCCGGGGGAGAAACAAAAGGCTCGAAAAGAACCATTGAATGGCGGCCAAAGCCGCGAGAACCGGCCGGTCAGCCCAGGCCACGGCGGCAAGGCGCCATGAGACGAACACCAGGTAGAACACGAAGGCTCCGAGCGGGCCTCCCAGACCGCGGTCCACGGGGTTGAACGGAATCGTGAGGACGTTCAGAAACCCGCCTACCGACGCTATCGTGAGGACGATTAGCGCCAGCCACCATCCACGGGGTGCGCCATCCCGGGCGAGCGCCATCAGCAATCCGATCCCGATCGCGATCGCCGAGGCCATCGCCACCACATGCGGTGGGCTCCAGAGAATCCACAGGCTGTCGAACGATTCGCGACCAAAGAGCCGATGCCACAGCTCGTCGAATGGCGCGGCCAGAAAGATCAAGGTCACGCCAGCTCCCCAGATCTTCAACGGAATCTCCCAGGCGACACCGGCCCGTCGCCGTTCCCAGGCCCGGGCCAGAAAGCCCAGCGTGGTCACGCCGATCGCGGTGTACAGCACGAGATGCGGCGGGATCCAAAATGTGTCCCGGCCGATGGCGATGTGCCACCAGCCATCGAAGTACAGGGCGAACGTCGCGAAGAACAGCCCAACCACCCCCAAGACGATCGGAAGATGGCTCATGGTCCGACTCCGGGTTGAAGGGGACCCCACACCTCTTGAGCCCCCGGCAAGATACCCGACGCGAGGTGTGAGAACGCGTCAGACTGGCTGCGAACAGACACCGCCACCGAGACCAACGCGCCGAGGACCACGACCACCATTGCGGCGTCGCGGAGGGCCAATCCCCTTCGGCCCTGTGGACCGCTCGGCGGTCGGCAGAACGTCTCAAACTGTGGGGTCGCCACGCGATCCGCCGCTTTCAAGGTGTGGAACCGGCGTCGGAGCTCGTCGTCGGTGCCCGCATCAGTCATGATCGACCTCGTGCAGTTCCATCCAACAGCGCAGCCGCTTTTTGCCACGGTCGTAGTGCTGGCGAACCGCACCAATCGACACGCCCATGACCTCCGCCGCCTCCTGAAGACTCATCTCGTGATAGAAGACCAGGTGCAGGGCCTCGCGCTGGCGAGACGGTAACTCGGCGAGCGCCCGTCGGAACAACCCGCGGAGTTCGTCGCAGTACACCGCCCGGTCCGCGTCCGAGGCGTAAATCGGCGGTGCCGCTGCCCCGGCCTGTGCAGCGGACCAGAACCGGCGCACCAGGGCGCGCCGGCGTTCATCCAAGGCGGTCTTGCGGATGACGGCGAACACCCAGGTCTTGAACGACGCACGCCCATCAAACCGGGCTCGATGATCCAGAATCTTCACATAGGCCGTTTGCAGCACGGTCTCCGCCTCCAGCGCGTCGCGCGCGCAACAGGCCCGAGCCCAGCCCACGCTGTCGGGATGCAGCCGCTCCAGGTGCGCGCGCAGGTCTCCATCCTCCATCGCTCGATGTTCCCGATGGTCAACGTATTAGTCGAACAGCTCGGCTGAGTATATGACGGAACGGACCAGGCGGGTGCCGTGCACCCGCGCGATCGTCTGGGAATAGGACCGACTGGCCTCGGATCAGTCGCGCACCGGAGTGACCAGGACTAAAATTTGTACTTGGACTCAGTCTCTGCGGTCGGTTTTAGCCGCGCCATCCCACGGTCGCGCCCACCTCGATCTCGGCATCGTTGAGCACTTCGGCGAAGGCCCCGCCGCGCCAGGGCACGCCCAGCGCGGCTCGCAAGCCGGGTTGAGCCTCGTCCATGCGCTCGCACGGTCGGGTCTCGCCGTTGATGCGGAGTTTGCATTGGCCGACCCGCAGCGTACGCCCGCGGCTGTTTGCGAGCGAAAGACCGCTGATGAGCAGATTGGCGCGTCGGGCGCTGGGCTCAACAGCCACACCCATCTGCTCGACCGCCGCATCCCACGCCTGGTACTCGATCAGCGTGACCTGCCGGCGGCCACCCTGGTCCGCGCTCCCGACAATGCCCTGCCCCGCGCGCAGCGTAGCGCGGGACACAGCATCCATCGGCCCGCGATGGCTGCGCTTGACCCAGATGGCTTCGAGGCGACCAGTCATCACGCGGGGATAAACTTCAGGGCCACCCCATTGTTGCACCATCGCTGATTTGTCGGCGGAGGCCCGTCGTCGAAGACGTGGCCCTGGTGGCCTCCGCACCGCGCGCAGTGATACTCGGTTCGCGGCAAGATGAGCGCGAAGTCGAGTTTGGTCTCGACCCGCCCCTCGATCGTTCGAAAGAAGCTGGGCCATCCGGTCTTGCTGTCGTATTTCATGTCCGAGGTAAACAGCGGCAGCTCGCACGCGGCGCAGACGTATTCGCCCTTGCGCTTTTCCTGGTTGAGCGGACTCGAAAACTTTCTCTCAGTCCCTTCCTCGCGCAGGATGCGGTACTGCTCAGGCGTGAGGAGCCGCTTCCATTCCTCGTCCGTCTTGTGGATCTTCTCGATCGTTACGGGGGCGCTCTCTCCGGCTTTGGAAATGGCTGCTCGTCCCAAAGCCAGCAGGGCCAGTCCCCACACCCCCGAACCCACCAAAAAATGTCGTCGGTTCATCAAACCCTCCATGTGTCGCGAGAGAACGTCTCTCTTCTAATGAGGAGCAGTTCCCCAGAGCGTGGTAAGACGCGCGTCTCGCCCGCACCGCGATCGGTAGAAGTTATAGCGGATCGGGTTCTTCTGGTAATAGTCCTGGTGGTACGCTTCGGCCGGATAAAACGCCACGGCCGGACGAATGCTCGTCACGATCGGCTGGGCAAAGCGTCCGTCCAATCTTTTCTTGGAGTCCTCGGCCAGGCGGCGCTGCTCCTCGTCGTGATAGAAGATGGCGGATACGTACGTCGGGCCGCGATCGCAGAATTGCCCGTCGCCTGAGAGCGGATCCACGTTGCGCCAGAACACGTCCAGGAGCTGCTTGTAGCTGATCTGATCCGGGTCGTAGACCACCTGCACCGCTTCCACGTGGCCGGTCGTTCCCTGCGACACCGCCTCATAAGTCGGATTCGGCACGTGCCCTCCGGTGTAACCCGAAACGGTTGAGCGTACCCCGGGAAGTTTATCGAACGGCGGTTCCATGCACCAGAAGCATCCCCCCGCGAACGTGGCGGTTGCAAGCGGCTTGTCGGCAGCGGAGACGGGGGCTGGCGTGCTCCCGGCAGGATCCTTCTTGGGTGATCCATATCCAAAGAGCCCGAGGGCTATTGCGAGCAACGTGATGCTGAGCAAGAATCTCATGGCCTTCTCCTTTCGGTGCGCAATCGCGCATCCGTAAGGTATCAGCCATTGGTGACGGTTCGATGAAGGGTTCTTGACGGTGTGATGAAGACTGCCCAGACCTCGGAGCTAACCCCACTTGGCAGAGCGACGAACTCGCGAATCTCGTAGCTCGCTGACGGATCGCGCGTACCCGGTCCGTCAACGCAGGGTGTATATAGGGCGCCACTCGCCAAACTGTAGGTCCCAAGAGCTGTGCAAGCGGCTGCGTTCGGCGTTACTGCGACTGAACGGGGTCGACGACCTCCAGAAACGAAAACCGGTGGAAATCCGTGTCTCGCGTGTAGATCCGCCGGATGCCGTGCTCACGCATGAGAATGGCGGTGTGCGCGTCGTGGACCAGATTTCCGGTCAGATGCGGTGTCTCCTGCACGACTTCACCGGCGACCGAGACGTGGCGGTCGGTCTCGACCAAGACGCCGAGCGCCGGAGACGCCAGCACCGCATCGACGAACTCCCAGGCCTCGTTTGCTGACCAAGGGCGCCGCAGGACGCGGGGATGCGTGGTCACGCGAAGAAACTCGTACAGGATTCCCCACGTCGTGTACCAGGCGGATCGTTGCCGACGCCACGCCTCCAGGGCGTCGCGGTAGACAGCGTGATCAGGCGCGTTCTCGTCCGCCGCGTAGACCAACACGTTCGTGTCAACCACGAACATGGCCGACCTTCAGCGGTCTTCCATGGCCTGGTAGAGCGCGTCGCGGTCGGCGATATCGACGAGATGCCCTCCGCTCCTGAAGGAGGGCAGGGGTGGAAGGGGGCGCTCGCCCCTCTGTGTCCGAAAGAGCAGGCGCAACGCGGTCTCGACCAATTCGGACATGGTTCGCCGCTGCCGGGCCGCCTCCCGCTTGAGCCGGACCATGACCGAATCGTCGATATTCAGGGTCGTTTTCATATGGAAAACCATATCGTAGCGGATGGCAAGATGTCAATAAGCGGTCTCTGGCTTCAGTGGGCGCGCGCCAGGCCGTCCTTGTCCCCCTTGGGTCTTGCAGAATCCCGGTGGGCAGTGCTAGAAAGGTCTTCTCCTCATGACCGACCCTCGGTGCCGGCCCGAAGAATGGGTGGAGCAACACGGCGACTATCTCTATCGCTTCGCCCTCTCGCGACTGCGCGACGCCAAGACCGCCGAGGAGGTGCTGCAGGAGACCTTTGTCGCGGCGCTCCAGTCCCTCGATCGCTTTGAAGGCCGCTCCTCCGAACGGACCTGGCTGGCGGGCATCCTCAAGCACAAGATCCTGGACCATTTCCGGCGCAGCGGCCGCGAGGCGGGGCTCCCAGACCGGGACGAGCCGGGCGACGTCCATCCCGAGTGGTTCGACGAGGACGGCCATTGGAAGCTGGACGAGAATTCGCCGGCCGAGTGGGGTGATCCCGACCGCACGCTGGAACAGGCCCGCTTCTGGGAAGCGATGGGCCGTTGTCTCGGCGAACTGCCGTCCCGGACCGCCCGCGCCTTCACGCTCCGGGAGATCGAGGCGGAGGAGACCGACGCGATCTGTAAGGAATTGGCGATCACGCCGACCAACCTCTGGGTGATGCTCCACCGCGCACGGCTGCATCTGCGCCGATGCCTGGAGCTGCATTGGATCGGACGAGCGACCTAACCATGCGACCGGTGTGGCTCAAAAACTGGCTGATTCGAAACACCCCGTCCTGCCAGGAGGTGGTCCGCATGCTTTCGGATGCGATGGACCGGCCGATCCCCCTCCGCCGCAGGATCGCGGTGCGGCTGCACTTCCTGATCTGTACCTGGTGTGTGCGCTATCACAGACAGATCGGGCTGCTCCGGACCGCGCTCCGCAGCACGGAACCCGGTCCTCCGGCGGCGAGCGCTCCGGACAGCCCCGGCGCCCGGCTCTCGGACGAGGCCCGGGAACGCCTGAAGCGTCTGACCCGTCAAAACCCCTCCTGATCCGCATCACCCGTCTGTAAGGATTTCTCGCCTCCTCCGACCAACCAGCGTGTGTGCGACCCGCGGGGGGTCGGACAAATCAAAGGAGGATGTCATGAGACAGGTGATCGGACTCATCACGGCGCTGGGATTGGCGGTTGGTCTTGGTCTGAGCGGAGCCACGTACGCGGCCGACACAATGAAGGGCGGCACGACAAAGAAGCATCACAAACTGCTGCTCAAGAGCGCGATCGAAAGCAAGGACTTCACGGAAGTGACGCTGCCCATCCACGAGGGACGGCGGAATGGGGAGACGGTCTGGTACGTCGTCACCGAGTCGTCCAATAAGGAGGATGCCGCACGGCGCGGCGTGCACTTCGCCCCCAAGCTGGCAAATGCCAAAGGCTCGGGCGCTGTCGAGAAGGCCAAGGTGACTGATGGGATTGTCGAGTTCCTGGGCAGTGTGGACTTCTCGCCCGAGCGGATCGTCAAACCCGGGCCGACGGGCTTCCCGTCCGCCGAGGCCAAGCCCGGTGCGATCGGCGAACCGCTCTACACGCCGTTGATCGAGCTGCCGGACGGCACCGTGATCAACGCGCCCCATATCAAGAACAAGTCGGGCGAGCACGATCGGCTGATCCGAATCGATCTGTCGAAGCGCACCGCGACCTTCAAGACCACCAAGGGCTTCTTCGAAGGCAAGACGGTCTACTACACCACCTTCAACGCCTCGGACCCCGGCGTCTCCGCGATCGAGGCAGGGAACTATACGCCGAGGCTGAAAGCCACGCCGGACAAGGGCTCGAACACGCCCAACTCGGCGCTGACCGGTCTGGCGCCCATCGTGAACGGTCCTATTGGCAAGGCCAACCCCCAGCGCCAGGGCCTCAGCTCGGCCCTGATGGGCGAAGGCGATCCCTTGAACATCGTGGAGGAGATCCCGGCGGGCGAGCGCGCCCTGCTGTACAGCCCCATGTGGGACGTGCACGCGTCGGTCTGGGCCCAGACCGCCATGCCGGTCAAGAGCGAG
The Nitrospirota bacterium genome window above contains:
- a CDS encoding efflux transporter outer membrane subunit, which translates into the protein MIWQVVIVAIAILLSGCTLGPDYRRQTIDTPDAWPTPATATSVPAEWWRGYQDPALDAMIREALSHNADLRLAIARVDEARASLGVARADQWPGVSANASASRNRASEDSALALPGVDPIYNNVRATLDASYEIDFWGKYRRATEAARAELLATQFNRDAVRLALIADVSRGYFNLRALDAQVAITKRTVSTRLASLSLQRERFAAGVASELELRQVEADAAAAQALLPVLETQLARQETALSVLLGRSPREIVGSTPERGAAIEALTVPPAVPAGLPSDLLEHRPDLQQAEQQLIAANARIGQAKAAYFPSITLTGFLGGESTKLADLFSAPARIWQVSGSAAQTVFDAGRTGSLVKAAKAREQQALAQYQSAIQNAFRDTLDALVAQRKARETLDAEQARVAALQSALDLARLRYQNGVSSQLDVLDAERGLLAAELNRVEAQRAQLAATADLFKALGGGWESDAPLERRAASSVGAGG
- a CDS encoding YciI family protein, encoding MQYMLMCCFEEKAWEKLSGAQRDEIMKKYGEVIQGLIKSGHLRGGGRLHATASATTVRMKSGAPVFTDGPLAETKEQFGGYHLVECKDLDEAMSIAARIPTLPVGGAIEVRPVAMTEC
- a CDS encoding RNA polymerase sigma factor, translating into MEDGDLRAHLERLHPDSVGWARACCARDALEAETVLQTAYVKILDHRARFDGRASFKTWVFAVIRKTALDERRRALVRRFWSAAQAGAAAPPIYASDADRAVYCDELRGLFRRALAELPSRQREALHLVFYHEMSLQEAAEVMGVSIGAVRQHYDRGKKRLRCWMELHEVDHD
- the msrB gene encoding peptide-methionine (R)-S-oxide reductase MsrB, whose amino-acid sequence is MNRRHFLVGSGVWGLALLALGRAAISKAGESAPVTIEKIHKTDEEWKRLLTPEQYRILREEGTERKFSSPLNQEKRKGEYVCAACELPLFTSDMKYDSKTGWPSFFRTIEGRVETKLDFALILPRTEYHCARCGGHQGHVFDDGPPPTNQRWCNNGVALKFIPA
- a CDS encoding DUF2917 domain-containing protein — protein: MVDRVSARPSTGSSGSGVVVRLESDQVWTRRVQRGSDLTVTCLRGQVWMTREGDSRDHFLRVEDTYTSREPGLVCVQAMAPSQLFVKWKG
- a CDS encoding YciI family protein, with the protein product MRFMIIVKATKESEAETRPTDFVDEKLIACMAAYHEELAKAGALLDGSGLKPSSKGWRIKYDGEKRTVVDGPFAETKELIAGYTLIQVKSREEALEWAKRFPNPAGDGKEAEIEVRELYELEDFAPSESVERFRDLELGKKK
- a CDS encoding MOSC domain-containing protein, translating into MTGRLEAIWVKRSHRGPMDAVSRATLRAGQGIVGSADQGGRRQVTLIEYQAWDAAVEQMGVAVEPSARRANLLISGLSLANSRGRTLRVGQCKLRINGETRPCERMDEAQPGLRAALGVPWRGGAFAEVLNDAEIEVGATVGWRG
- a CDS encoding antibiotic biosynthesis monooxygenase, which translates into the protein MTADASPHIYRVDKFVVPKAARQEFLGRVRSTHQLLKAQPGFVQDVVLEQSSGPGRFNFVTLVEWQSQSAMDAAKAVVTAAHAKSGFNPQELFARLGIEADIANYTAIDT
- a CDS encoding YciI family protein, with product MKFLCLICAEKVMEQMPEAEAAKHFQEYLEFTEGIKASGHFVGANRLQPAATATTVRVRNGKVLITDGPFAETKEQFGGYYLIEAKDLNEAINVAAKIPGAQRGCVEIREVAEDPQTLALGLDAPRTNTLKQ
- a CDS encoding VOC family protein gives rise to the protein MKNKVVMFEIPASDFKKAKKFYEAVFDWKVELWGDEGAMALTTAADKDYNPTELGGINGGFYQRKSKDDHPSFGVQTESIDQTLIAIEKAGGKVVTPKHAIGEWGFMADFADPEGNVIALWERPKH
- a CDS encoding DUF1428 domain-containing protein, which produces MRYVDGFVLPLPKKNLKVYRRIAQKAGEVWRKHGALDYKECVGDDLNVKMGLPFPRLVKPKPGETVVFAYIVFRSRAHRDRVNAKVMKDPLMNDPALKNMPMPFDMKRMAYGGFKVLVDA